A stretch of DNA from Bremerella alba:
TCAGCCCCGCCGTTTTCTTTAAAAATCGCTTGGTTTCTCGCGTCCATCAAGGGCCACAGAAGATGCAGCATCTCCTCCGCGTCGATCGGTCCGCGATTGAGGTTCTTGAGCGTACCGTCTACCCGCACAATTGGCGGGCGGCCGACCTTCATGTGCAAGTCAGAACCTTCCAGCTTCACCAGCGCGCGGAAGATCTTGTCGACTTCATATACTTTGTCCTGCGAGAGAAATTTCTCGGCTATCGCTGCGTCGATTTCTGCCATGACTCTTCTACCTCAGTTCCTGAAAGTTTGAGGACAAGCCCCTCAGTTTGATTCGTGGCGGCCGTAAAATCAAAGCCGGACACAAATTCCTCGGTCACGCATCAATTCTTTCGTCTCATGAATTGTAAACTGGCCGAAATGAAAAATGCTGGCTGCCAACGCCGCATCGGCCTTGCCCTGCAAAATGGCATCGGCCAAATGCTCTGGACTGCCCGCCCCGCCGCTGGCCACCACCGGGATGGTTACTGCCTCGCTAACCGCACGGGTAACTTCCAAATCGTAGCCATCTTTGGTTCCGTCACGATCCATGCTAGTCAGCACAATTTCGCCGGCACCCAGTTCTTCGACCTTTTTCGCCCAACTGACGGCCTCTAGACCAGTCGGCGTGCGGCCACCGTTAATGTGGACTTCCCACACTTCCCGGCCCTCTTTTTCGACGCGTTTGGGGTCAATATTCACCACAATGCATTGGCTACCGAAACGTTTGGCTGCCTGACGCACAAACTCCGGGTCTTTACAGGCCGCCGAATTGATCGAGACCTTATCCGCTCCTGCATTGAGTAGCGAGCGTATATCTTCCAATGTCCGGATTCCGCCACCTACCGTCAGCGGCATGAACACTTCTTCCGCTGTCCGGCGCACGACCTCTAAGATGATGTCTCGCTGTTCGTGGCTGGCCGTGATGTCTAAAAACACCAGTTCGTCAGCCCCTTCTCGCTCGTAGCGCGCAGCAACTTCGACCGGGTCGCCCGCGTCGCGCAGCTGAACGAAATTCGTTCCTTTGACGACACGCCCCTGATTAACGTCTAAACACGGTATCACACGGCTGGCCAACATCGATGCTAACCGCAGCTTTCAGAAAGGGTTGCAAGGAAGAACCGAACCCAGAAAAGGGTCCGTAGAAAGGCAAATCTACTGTAAGCGGGACGGGACTCAGGGTCAACTAACCCCACCTGGGTATGGCATGGTTTTCGGGCAACTCAGAACTTAACGTGACTTCCCACGTGAAACGGCATCCAAGCGGCCAGACTCCCTGTTACTCATACAATCTAGCATGATTTTGGAGCCCCACCGATGAGCCGCATTTTGTTAATTGAAGCGAGTGCACGTAAAACGCGATCCCTGAGCCGTAACTTGGCCGAGCGTTTTGCCGCGGCATGGCTGTCGCACGCGCCGAGCGACGAGATCATTCGACGCGATGTCGGGCTCAATCCGCCACCGGCCATTACAGAGCAATGGATTGCTGCCGTATTCAAGCCGGAAGAGGCTCGCGATGCTTCGGACAAGCAGGTCCTGACTCTTTCCGATGAACTTATCGGGGAACTGATTCCCGCTGACATCCTGGTCATCGCCACTCCGATGTACAACTACGGCATGCCAGCCGCATTGAAGGCCTGGTTCGACCAAGTCATTCGAATTAACAAAACCTTCAGCTTCGACCTGGCCCGCGGCGACAATCCGATTGAACCCATGCAAAGCGGAAAAACGCTGGTCATGCTAACAGCCGCCGGCGAAGGAGGACTGCTCGATAGCATCGCTTCCCACAAGAACCATCTTCATCCCCACATCATCGAGGCGTCACGTCTATTAGGGGTCGAGCAGCACGAAACGGTTGCCATCGAGTTTCAAGAATTCGGGGATCAGCGGTTCGACCACTCCCAAGCCCAAGCTACCGCCGCGATCGAGCCCTTGGTAGAGCGGCTGATGGAGCAAACAACTTGCTCTAGTCGATGAGCCGTGAGTGTCCCGCTGGGGGAATAACATTAGATATAGTCATCCCAAGCCGGCCCCGCCGAGCCTGCTTGGGCGAAGCTATCTTCCACCAACTGACACTCGGGCAGCGCCTTCAAAAATGCCCGGCCGTAGCCCTTCGTCTGCACGCGTGGGTCCATAATCACCACGATCCCCTTATCCGAGTGCCCGCGAATCAATCGCCCGAAGCCTTGCCGCAGCTTAATGATCGCTTCCGGCAGTTGATACTCTGAGAACGGCTGGCCACCCCGCTCTTTGATTTGATTGAGCCGGGCCTGCAGCAGTGGA
This window harbors:
- a CDS encoding FMN-dependent NADH-azoreductase, which codes for MSRILLIEASARKTRSLSRNLAERFAAAWLSHAPSDEIIRRDVGLNPPPAITEQWIAAVFKPEEARDASDKQVLTLSDELIGELIPADILVIATPMYNYGMPAALKAWFDQVIRINKTFSFDLARGDNPIEPMQSGKTLVMLTAAGEGGLLDSIASHKNHLHPHIIEASRLLGVEQHETVAIEFQEFGDQRFDHSQAQATAAIEPLVERLMEQTTCSSR
- the hisF gene encoding imidazole glycerol phosphate synthase subunit HisF, translated to MLASRVIPCLDVNQGRVVKGTNFVQLRDAGDPVEVAARYEREGADELVFLDITASHEQRDIILEVVRRTAEEVFMPLTVGGGIRTLEDIRSLLNAGADKVSINSAACKDPEFVRQAAKRFGSQCIVVNIDPKRVEKEGREVWEVHINGGRTPTGLEAVSWAKKVEELGAGEIVLTSMDRDGTKDGYDLEVTRAVSEAVTIPVVASGGAGSPEHLADAILQGKADAALAASIFHFGQFTIHETKELMRDRGICVRL